The genomic interval GTGGTTGAAATGGCCTTAAACCTCGAGGACTCCGGCAAGATAAGCGGCAAGGGCAACAAGATAATCCTTCGAAAGCTTATCGAAAGGCTGTATCCGCCGGAGTTGAGGGAGAAGGGCAAACAGGCGTTCTACATGCCGGTGACGGGCGAAAACAGGAAACGGTTCCGCGATTGGGCGGCAAGCCTGCTTGGCGCGAAGCGTATCGAGGCGCGCGGCTTTTTCCGCCAGCCATACGTGGACGGCCTGTTCGAGGCGTATGACGGCGGCAGCATGCTGGCCACGCGCCAGTTGACGGCGCTTGGCATGCTTGAACTCTGGTTTGACGTATTCGGCCAAAAAGGCCGCTAGCCTGATTATTCCACGGTGTGACTTATGATAGACGTACTTCTTATTTATCCAAGGCTCGGCTCCATGGACAGCATGGTGGTGGACCTGCCTTTGAGCATCATCTACGCCGCCACCGAGTCCGTGAAAAGGGGGTATTCGGTGGAGGCGGTGGACTTGCGGACGGAGAGGGAGGACTGGCGGGAGACCATCCGGCGCAAGCTTTCCAAAGGGGTGCGCCTTGCCGGCATATCGGTGATGACCGGCAGCCCGCTGATAAATTCGCGGGAGATATCCGAGTTCATAAAGTCCGAAAGCCCGCAGACGAAAATCGTGTGGGGCGGGCCGCATCCGACGGTGCTGCCGGAAACGGTGGAAGAACCTTACATTGACTACCTGGTGCGCGGCTACGGCTCCAAACCGCTGGCCCAGATCGTGGAGAAACACAGGGAAGGGGGCGACATTTCCGGGATTGCCGGGCTTTCGTACAAAAAGGATGGCGTGGCGGTCCACAATCCACGCGAGAAGGAATTCGAGATAATCCATTACAGCGATTTGCCCTACGACCTTATAGACGTGAACGCACCGAAGTATATCCGCACATACAACGAGGCCAGGAACTTCCCGATATTCACCAGCATCGGCTGCCCGTACCAGTGCGCGTTCTGTGTCCATCCGGCGATATACAAGGAGATCAACGGGCCAAAGTGGCTTGCGCTGGAGGAGGAGGAGATACTGGGCCACATCGAATACGTCATGGGCCGCTACAAAGTAAACCATATCGTGTTCATAGACGACACAAGCTTCCCGAAACTTTCGCGGATGAAGTCGCTTTTCGAGCGCATCATCGAAAAGAAACTCAACATCACCATGGAGTTCCGCGGCGCCAGGATAAACGAAATAATGAAGATGGACGACGAGTTCCTCAACATTCTCGTGAAGGCCGGAGGCAGGATGATGATGGTGGGGGTGGAGTCGGGCAGCGACAAGGTGCTCAAGGGATTCCAGAAAGGGATCACCCGGGAGCAGATATTGAACGCGAACCGGAAACTTGCGCGCCATCCGGAGCTGACCGCCTATTACAACTTCATTTACGGCACCCCGGGCGAGACTTATGAGGACCTGCTGGAGACCAAGGACCTGGTGCTCACCATACTGCGGGAGAATCCCAAGGCATATTTCGGGTTCGGCGGCGATTGGAAACCGATACCCGGCACCAGGACCCTGGAGACAGCGGAGAAAGATTACGCTTTCAAAAGCCCGAAGACGATAGACGACTGGATACAGATAGACTCGTCCGACGCCGACAATAAGATAGTCCACTCCTGGTACACGGCAAAGCACAACGACCTGATCAAGCTTATGCAGGTGTCCTCGTTTGTGATCGACGACAAGATCATCCGCGAGTCGCGCGGGAACAACAGCTCGTTCTTCAAGCTGCTGCGCCTGATGTCGCGGATATACAAGCCCATCGCGCTTTTCCGCCTGCGGCGCAACTTCAGCCGGTGGATGGTGGAGTACGAGCTGTGGCGCATGATGGTGCGGATAATGCCCCAGTTGCGAGCGGCCCTGGGCTGACAATGGCGGGCAAAGGGCCGGCCGAGGCCTTACGGGTATGGGCCAACGTTTACCGGCGGATACGGTTTTTCAGCAAGATGTACCCGCTTTCATCCATCGCAAAGGATGTTTTTCTGTTCCCGGTGGACTACTTCCTGGCAAACAGGGACATCCGTTCCGTGCGCAACATCACCTTCGCCATAACCCACGCGTGCAACATCCGCTGCGAGATGTGCTATTTCCATCTGGAGTTGGGGAACAGGAAGAACCTGCCTTTCGATGTGTACACCCGCGTGATAGACTCGGCGGCGAAAAGCAGGCCGTGCGTCATCCTGTCCGGGGGGGAGCCTTTCGCCCATCCGGACATTCTTAATATGGCGGAGTACGCAAAGGGAAAAGGGCTGCCCACCCAGATATTCACAAACGGCACGCTGGTCACCCCTGAAAAGGCGGACAAACTGGCGGCCATGGGGCTTGATTATATTGATTTCACGCTGCTGGGCGACGAGGTGACGCATCCGCAGGTGGCAAACGCGCCCAAAAGCTACGAAATGCTGCTGCGCAATCTGCAATATTTCGCGAAGAACAGGCGCGGTGTGAAGATTATATTGAACTACACGATAACGCCCAGGTCGCTCAAAAGCATCGGCCACGCGGTCACGCTTGCCAGGGAGCTTGCGCTGGATGGAATAAGGTTCCAGCATTACAATTTCCTCCTGGAAGGAGAGACTGCTGCCCAGGGAAAGGCTGTGAAAGATATCTTCGGGGTGGATTCAGGGGTGAATGAGATAACCGGCGAAGGCAACCTTGAAGGAGCGGCGGAGTTCATACGCGAATTCACGAAACGGCTTGCCGCGGAAGCCCCGTCCATCCCGGTGCAATGGGCTCCCACCCTTACGGACTCGGAGCTGGACAATTGGTATTCGAACGACAAACACCGCACCAACCGCAAATGCCTTTATCCGTGGCGCGGGATACTGGTGGACGCGGACTCGAAGATATACCCATGCTCGAAGATTTACCTTGAGCTAGGATCGCTTGCGGACAGCGAGCTTTTCGATATCTGGAACGGCCCTCGGATGAAACTTTTCCGCAAGCGGCTTAAAAACGGCGGGTATCCCGCCTGCTCGCGCTGCTGCAAGCTATGACACGGCCACCGGCCCATCCGCTTCGCTACTCCGTCCACACCCGGCTGCGCGAATATCAATTGGGGCGGATGATGCGCGGCGGCGGCGGAAAACTGCTGGACATCGGGTGCGGCGTGGGCTACCTGACACGCGCGCTTGGCGGCGGATACAGGACCGTCGGCCTGGAATATGATTTCGAGTCGCTCAAGGTCAATGTCCAGAACGGGATGGCCATGGCGGTCCGGGGGGGCGCGTGGGAACTGCCCATTAAAAGCGGTTCGCTGGACGCCGTGCTGTGCTCCGAGGTGTTCGAGCATATGCCGGACGGGAAGGACTTGGAACTGGCGCGGGAGATCGCCCGGGTCCTAAGGCCCGGCGGCAGGGCATATGTCACCGTGCCGGCGCTCGAGGGGCTTCGTTCCAGGGCTCCATTGCGCAATATCGGCCATGATATCCCCGGCTCCGGGGAGTATCATTACAGGCTCGGTTACAGCGCGGATGACATGAGGCGCGTAATAAGCGGCGTTCCGGGGCTTAAGGTTGCCCGCATGAGACATTCGATGGCCCTGTTCTCCGAGCTTTTCATGGACCTGCTCAAGCTTGTGTACCTGAAAAAAAACAAGATGAAGGAGCAGTCCGACCTGATGAGCATGGGAGATTCCCCGCTCTTTAAGATTTATCGGGCGGTGTTCCCGATTTTGCATGCGCTGTTCGTGGCCGAAGATTTCCTTTTATGCCCGGTCATAAAAGGCCATATACTTGTGGCCGAGCTGGAAAAAGTGTGACGGACAAGCGCAAGGCCGG from Nitrospinota bacterium carries:
- a CDS encoding class I SAM-dependent methyltransferase; its protein translation is MTRPPAHPLRYSVHTRLREYQLGRMMRGGGGKLLDIGCGVGYLTRALGGGYRTVGLEYDFESLKVNVQNGMAMAVRGGAWELPIKSGSLDAVLCSEVFEHMPDGKDLELAREIARVLRPGGRAYVTVPALEGLRSRAPLRNIGHDIPGSGEYHYRLGYSADDMRRVISGVPGLKVARMRHSMALFSELFMDLLKLVYLKKNKMKEQSDLMSMGDSPLFKIYRAVFPILHALFVAEDFLLCPVIKGHILVAELEKV
- a CDS encoding radical SAM protein, whose amino-acid sequence is MAGKGPAEALRVWANVYRRIRFFSKMYPLSSIAKDVFLFPVDYFLANRDIRSVRNITFAITHACNIRCEMCYFHLELGNRKNLPFDVYTRVIDSAAKSRPCVILSGGEPFAHPDILNMAEYAKGKGLPTQIFTNGTLVTPEKADKLAAMGLDYIDFTLLGDEVTHPQVANAPKSYEMLLRNLQYFAKNRRGVKIILNYTITPRSLKSIGHAVTLARELALDGIRFQHYNFLLEGETAAQGKAVKDIFGVDSGVNEITGEGNLEGAAEFIREFTKRLAAEAPSIPVQWAPTLTDSELDNWYSNDKHRTNRKCLYPWRGILVDADSKIYPCSKIYLELGSLADSELFDIWNGPRMKLFRKRLKNGGYPACSRCCKL
- a CDS encoding radical SAM protein, which produces MIDVLLIYPRLGSMDSMVVDLPLSIIYAATESVKRGYSVEAVDLRTEREDWRETIRRKLSKGVRLAGISVMTGSPLINSREISEFIKSESPQTKIVWGGPHPTVLPETVEEPYIDYLVRGYGSKPLAQIVEKHREGGDISGIAGLSYKKDGVAVHNPREKEFEIIHYSDLPYDLIDVNAPKYIRTYNEARNFPIFTSIGCPYQCAFCVHPAIYKEINGPKWLALEEEEILGHIEYVMGRYKVNHIVFIDDTSFPKLSRMKSLFERIIEKKLNITMEFRGARINEIMKMDDEFLNILVKAGGRMMMVGVESGSDKVLKGFQKGITREQILNANRKLARHPELTAYYNFIYGTPGETYEDLLETKDLVLTILRENPKAYFGFGGDWKPIPGTRTLETAEKDYAFKSPKTIDDWIQIDSSDADNKIVHSWYTAKHNDLIKLMQVSSFVIDDKIIRESRGNNSSFFKLLRLMSRIYKPIALFRLRRNFSRWMVEYELWRMMVRIMPQLRAALG